In one window of Temnothorax longispinosus isolate EJ_2023e chromosome 9, Tlon_JGU_v1, whole genome shotgun sequence DNA:
- the Frl gene encoding formin-like protein isoform X5, with product MTTKKNGTSYATKKEYKLKIHRPITWPSYVLTWIPQHREAIEKGKWSANQRRPKYYVTWRYPYAQIILILYRWVREFLDEENQGLDALIDYLSFRLLMMRHEQRLLESHTSSEEKLQTAGTGDTSPLNNGCLRPPLHDLKDSPGVKRRSRHVARLNMGEAKDDIHVCILCMRAIMNNKYGFNMVIQHREAINCIALSLIHKSLRTKALVLELLAAICLVKGGHEIILSAFDNFKEVCSERRRFTTLMAYFTQYDSFHIEFMVACMQFVNIVVHSVEDMNFRVHLQYEFTKLGLDEYLEKLRHTESEDLQVQISAYLDNVFDVAALMEDSETKTAALEKVAELEDELGHAHDRMAELERESLAKLAELETELGAIKVEYTEALEARRLVEEELAALKRQRQDSARRQSVLENKIIELETLTGTLTKGSSAASLRNGTATSPLSTSDNVTLPETFASTAPSSPTLRETLPAAPAPPPPPPPPCPPPPPMAPLSLGDHKLPPPVPIPPPPAGMMQAPNGAMTIKRKVQTKYKLPTLNWIALKPNQVRGTIFNELDDDRLHNQIDFSDFEERFKIGMSGHVANGNNEIDGLSSFPSKRFKKPENVSLLEHTRLRNIAISRRKMEMPVEKVIMAVNALDLKVLSLENVELLQRMVPTDQEIKAYREYIIEKKNVNLLTEEDKFLMQLGKVERISTKLSIMNYIGNFFDNLHLITPQIHAVISASSSVKSSKKLRSVLEIILAFGNYLNSSKRGPAYGFKLQSLDTLLDTKSTDKRMCLLHYIVATIRVKFPELINFESELMYIDKAATVSLENITTDVHELEKGMDLVRKEFELRGKEKHNTVLRDFLNNSEEKLRRLKLDARTAGEAFRECVEFFGESPRQADANTFFSLLVRFARAFKAADQENEQRRRLEAAAAEALNTSEEVIKRNKLNQKKQQDAVINELKNKTRLVQEKKLLQQDEVYNGALEDILLGLRSEPYRRADAVRRSQRRRIDNHRLSRTAEELEL from the exons ATGacaacgaaaaaaaatgggACATCATATGCGACCAA gAAAGAGTACAAGCTAAAGATCCACCGTCCCATTACCTGGCCAAGTTACGTACTTACCTGGATCCCACAGCATCGCGAAGCCATCGA AAAAGGAAAATGGTCGGCGAATCAACGTCGACCCAAGTATTACGTGACTTGGAGATATCCTTACGCACAAATCATATTGA TATTATACAGATGGGTGAGGGAGTTCTTGGATGAAGAAAATCAAGGCCTGGATGCCTTGATAGACTATCTCAGCTTCAGGCTATTGATGATGCGGCATGAGCAACGACTGTTGGAATCGCACACAAGTTCCGAGGAAAAATTACAAACCG CGGGCACTGGCGATACCTCACCATTAAACAACGGATGCTTGAGGCCACCTCTCCACGATCTCAAAGACAGTCCTGGGGTCAAAAGGAGATCTCGACACGTGGCACGTTTAAATATGGGTGAAGCAAAGGATGATATTCATGTTTGCATACTATGCATGCGTGCCATCATGAATAATAAG TACGGATTTAATATGGTTATTCAACACAGAGAAGCCATCAATTGCATTGCATTGAGCTTAATTCATAAAAGTTTGAG GACGAAAGCTCTAGTATTGGAGCTCCTCGCTGCAATCTGCCTAGTGAAGGGTGGCCACGAGATCATTTTGTCAGCGTTTGATAACTTCAAAGAGGTGTGTTCCGAGAGGAGAAGATTTACGACACTTATGGCATATTTCACTCAATATGACAGCTTCCATATAGAGTTTATGGTCGCTTGTATGCAGTTTGTCAATATTGTCGTACATTCGGTCGAAGACATGAACTTTAGAGTTCACTTGCAATATGAGTTCACGAAGCTTGGATTAGACGAATATCTCGAGAAGCTTAGACACACAGAGAGCGAAGATTTGCAG GTTCAAATCTCAGCTTACCTAGATAACGTATTTGATGTAGCTGCCTTAATGGAGGACAGTGAAACAAAGACTGCAGCATTGGAAAAAGTAGCGGAATTAGAAGACGAACTTGGTCAT gcaCATGATCGTATGGCAGAATTAGAAAGAGAATCATTAGCGAAATTGGCGGAACTGGAGACGGAATTAGGCGCGATCAAGGTGGAATATACCGAGGCTTTGGAAGCGCGTAGATTAGTGGAGGAAGAACTCGCGGCTTTGAAGAGGCAGAGACAGGATTCTGCACGAAGGCAGAGTGTCCTAGAGAACAAGATCATCGAACTGGAAACTCTCACGGGAACGCTTACAAAGGGCTCATCAG CCGCTAGTCTACGAAATGGCACCGCGACGAGTCCTCTGAGTACGTCGGATAACGTTACATTACCCGAGACGTTCGCCTCAACTGCACCGTCGTCGCCAACATTACGTGAAACTCTCCCAGCGGCTCCCGCACCACCACCTCCACCCCCGCCACCGTGTCCGCCGCCGCCTCCTATGGCACCTCTTTCCCTGGGAGATCACAAGTTACCACCGCCTGTCCCGATACCTCCACCACCAGCTGGCATGATGCAAGCACCCAATGGAGCAATGACCATCAAacgaaaa GTCCAAACAAAGTACAAACTTCCTACACTTAATTGGATCGCTCTGAAACCTAATCAAGTACGGGGTACTATTTTCAATGAGTTGGACGACGATCGTTTGCACAACCAAATCGACTTTTCCGACTTTGAAGAGCGATTTAAGATCGGCATGAGTGGACACGTGGCCAACGGTAACAATGAAATCGATGGACTTTCAAGCTTTCCGAGTAAACGATTCAAGAAACCTGAAAACGTATCGCTTTTGGAGCACACGAGATTACGAAATATTG CTATATCGCGCCGAAAAATGGAAATGCCGGTCGAGAAAGTAATAATGGCGGTAAATGCTCTCGACTTGAAAGTCCTTTCGCTCGAAAATGTAGAATTATTGCAACGTATGGTACCTACGGATCAAGAA atcAAGGCTTACCgcgaatatattatagaaaagaaGAACGTCAATTTATTGACggaagaagataaatttttgatgCAACTTGGTAAAGTGGAAAGGATATCTACCAAGTTGTCCATTATGAACTACATAGGAAACTTTTTCGACAATTTACATCTCATTACGCCACAAATACACGCTGTGATATCTGCATCCAGTTCGGTTAAGAGTTCAAAGAAGTTAAGATCAGtattagaaattattcttGCCTTCGGTAACTACCTAAACAGTAGCAAACGGGGCCCCGCGTACGGCTTCAAGTTACAAAGCTTAGATACATTATTAGATACGAAATCGACCGATAAAAGGATGTGCCTTTTGCATTATATCGTCGCCACAATACGAGTCAAGTTCCCTgaacttattaattttgaatcgGAGTTGATGTACATCGACAAAGCTGCGACAG ttTCACTGGAGAACATTACGACCGATGTTCACGAACTGGAGAAAGGTATGGATCTTGTGCGAAAAGAATTTGAGTTACGCGGCAAAGAAAAGCACAATACGGTATTGCGCGACTTTTTGAACAATTCCGAGGAGAAATTACGCCGTTTGAAACTTGACGCACGTACCGCCGGTGAAGCATTCCGTGAATGTGTCGAATTCTTTGGGGAAAGTCCGAGACAGGCTGATGCCAACACCTTTTTCTCCCTTCTTGTCAGATTCGCGAGAGCGTTTAAG GCAGCGGATCAAGAAAACGAACAGCGTCGTAGATTAGAGGCTGCTGCAGCAGAAGCTTTAAATACGTCCGAAGAAGTTATAAAGCGTAACAAATTAAATCAGAAGAAACAACAG GATGCTGTTATAAACGAACTGAAGAATAAGACACGATTAGTGCAAGAGAAGAAGCTACTACAACAAGATGAAGTGTATAATGGTGCCCTAGAGGATATTCTTCTTGGTCTCAGGTCCGAACCATATCGCAGAGCGGATGCTGTAAGACGTAGCCAACGACGACGTATCGATAATCACAGACTCTCGCGCACTGCCGAAGAGCTTGAACTGTAA
- the Frl gene encoding formin-like protein isoform X4, with product MTTKKNGTSYATKKEYKLKIHRPITWPSYVLTWIPQHREAIDRIVSLCSSRKGKWSANQRRPKYYVTWRYPYAQIILILYRWVREFLDEENQGLDALIDYLSFRLLMMRHEQRLLESHTSSEEKLQTAGTGDTSPLNNGCLRPPLHDLKDSPGVKRRSRHVARLNMGEAKDDIHVCILCMRAIMNNKYGFNMVIQHREAINCIALSLIHKSLRTKALVLELLAAICLVKGGHEIILSAFDNFKEVCSERRRFTTLMAYFTQYDSFHIEFMVACMQFVNIVVHSVEDMNFRVHLQYEFTKLGLDEYLEKLRHTESEDLQVQISAYLDNVFDVAALMEDSETKTAALEKVAELEDELGHAHDRMAELERESLAKLAELETELGAIKVEYTEALEARRLVEEELAALKRQRQDSARRQSVLENKIIELETLTGTLTKGSSAASLRNGTATSPLSTSDNVTLPETFASTAPSSPTLRETLPAAPAPPPPPPPPCPPPPPMAPLSLGDHKLPPPVPIPPPPAGMMQAPNGAMTIKRKVQTKYKLPTLNWIALKPNQVRGTIFNELDDDRLHNQIDFSDFEERFKIGMSGHVANGNNEIDGLSSFPSKRFKKPENVSLLEHTRLRNIAISRRKMEMPVEKVIMAVNALDLKVLSLENVELLQRMVPTDQEIKAYREYIIEKKNVNLLTEEDKFLMQLGKVERISTKLSIMNYIGNFFDNLHLITPQIHAVISASSSVKSSKKLRSVLEIILAFGNYLNSSKRGPAYGFKLQSLDTLLDTKSTDKRMCLLHYIVATIRVKFPELINFESELMYIDKAATVSLENITTDVHELEKGMDLVRKEFELRGKEKHNTVLRDFLNNSEEKLRRLKLDARTAGEAFRECVEFFGESPRQADANTFFSLLVRFARAFKAADQENEQRRRLEAAAAEALNTSEEVIKRNKLNQKKQQDAVINELKNKTRLVQEKKLLQQDEVYNGALEDILLGLRSEPYRRADAVRRSQRRRIDNHRLSRTAEELEL from the exons ATGacaacgaaaaaaaatgggACATCATATGCGACCAA gAAAGAGTACAAGCTAAAGATCCACCGTCCCATTACCTGGCCAAGTTACGTACTTACCTGGATCCCACAGCATCGCGAAGCCATCGA TCGTATCGTTTCTTTATGTTCTTCCAGAAAAGGAAAATGGTCGGCGAATCAACGTCGACCCAAGTATTACGTGACTTGGAGATATCCTTACGCACAAATCATATTGA TATTATACAGATGGGTGAGGGAGTTCTTGGATGAAGAAAATCAAGGCCTGGATGCCTTGATAGACTATCTCAGCTTCAGGCTATTGATGATGCGGCATGAGCAACGACTGTTGGAATCGCACACAAGTTCCGAGGAAAAATTACAAACCG CGGGCACTGGCGATACCTCACCATTAAACAACGGATGCTTGAGGCCACCTCTCCACGATCTCAAAGACAGTCCTGGGGTCAAAAGGAGATCTCGACACGTGGCACGTTTAAATATGGGTGAAGCAAAGGATGATATTCATGTTTGCATACTATGCATGCGTGCCATCATGAATAATAAG TACGGATTTAATATGGTTATTCAACACAGAGAAGCCATCAATTGCATTGCATTGAGCTTAATTCATAAAAGTTTGAG GACGAAAGCTCTAGTATTGGAGCTCCTCGCTGCAATCTGCCTAGTGAAGGGTGGCCACGAGATCATTTTGTCAGCGTTTGATAACTTCAAAGAGGTGTGTTCCGAGAGGAGAAGATTTACGACACTTATGGCATATTTCACTCAATATGACAGCTTCCATATAGAGTTTATGGTCGCTTGTATGCAGTTTGTCAATATTGTCGTACATTCGGTCGAAGACATGAACTTTAGAGTTCACTTGCAATATGAGTTCACGAAGCTTGGATTAGACGAATATCTCGAGAAGCTTAGACACACAGAGAGCGAAGATTTGCAG GTTCAAATCTCAGCTTACCTAGATAACGTATTTGATGTAGCTGCCTTAATGGAGGACAGTGAAACAAAGACTGCAGCATTGGAAAAAGTAGCGGAATTAGAAGACGAACTTGGTCAT gcaCATGATCGTATGGCAGAATTAGAAAGAGAATCATTAGCGAAATTGGCGGAACTGGAGACGGAATTAGGCGCGATCAAGGTGGAATATACCGAGGCTTTGGAAGCGCGTAGATTAGTGGAGGAAGAACTCGCGGCTTTGAAGAGGCAGAGACAGGATTCTGCACGAAGGCAGAGTGTCCTAGAGAACAAGATCATCGAACTGGAAACTCTCACGGGAACGCTTACAAAGGGCTCATCAG CCGCTAGTCTACGAAATGGCACCGCGACGAGTCCTCTGAGTACGTCGGATAACGTTACATTACCCGAGACGTTCGCCTCAACTGCACCGTCGTCGCCAACATTACGTGAAACTCTCCCAGCGGCTCCCGCACCACCACCTCCACCCCCGCCACCGTGTCCGCCGCCGCCTCCTATGGCACCTCTTTCCCTGGGAGATCACAAGTTACCACCGCCTGTCCCGATACCTCCACCACCAGCTGGCATGATGCAAGCACCCAATGGAGCAATGACCATCAAacgaaaa GTCCAAACAAAGTACAAACTTCCTACACTTAATTGGATCGCTCTGAAACCTAATCAAGTACGGGGTACTATTTTCAATGAGTTGGACGACGATCGTTTGCACAACCAAATCGACTTTTCCGACTTTGAAGAGCGATTTAAGATCGGCATGAGTGGACACGTGGCCAACGGTAACAATGAAATCGATGGACTTTCAAGCTTTCCGAGTAAACGATTCAAGAAACCTGAAAACGTATCGCTTTTGGAGCACACGAGATTACGAAATATTG CTATATCGCGCCGAAAAATGGAAATGCCGGTCGAGAAAGTAATAATGGCGGTAAATGCTCTCGACTTGAAAGTCCTTTCGCTCGAAAATGTAGAATTATTGCAACGTATGGTACCTACGGATCAAGAA atcAAGGCTTACCgcgaatatattatagaaaagaaGAACGTCAATTTATTGACggaagaagataaatttttgatgCAACTTGGTAAAGTGGAAAGGATATCTACCAAGTTGTCCATTATGAACTACATAGGAAACTTTTTCGACAATTTACATCTCATTACGCCACAAATACACGCTGTGATATCTGCATCCAGTTCGGTTAAGAGTTCAAAGAAGTTAAGATCAGtattagaaattattcttGCCTTCGGTAACTACCTAAACAGTAGCAAACGGGGCCCCGCGTACGGCTTCAAGTTACAAAGCTTAGATACATTATTAGATACGAAATCGACCGATAAAAGGATGTGCCTTTTGCATTATATCGTCGCCACAATACGAGTCAAGTTCCCTgaacttattaattttgaatcgGAGTTGATGTACATCGACAAAGCTGCGACAG ttTCACTGGAGAACATTACGACCGATGTTCACGAACTGGAGAAAGGTATGGATCTTGTGCGAAAAGAATTTGAGTTACGCGGCAAAGAAAAGCACAATACGGTATTGCGCGACTTTTTGAACAATTCCGAGGAGAAATTACGCCGTTTGAAACTTGACGCACGTACCGCCGGTGAAGCATTCCGTGAATGTGTCGAATTCTTTGGGGAAAGTCCGAGACAGGCTGATGCCAACACCTTTTTCTCCCTTCTTGTCAGATTCGCGAGAGCGTTTAAG GCAGCGGATCAAGAAAACGAACAGCGTCGTAGATTAGAGGCTGCTGCAGCAGAAGCTTTAAATACGTCCGAAGAAGTTATAAAGCGTAACAAATTAAATCAGAAGAAACAACAG GATGCTGTTATAAACGAACTGAAGAATAAGACACGATTAGTGCAAGAGAAGAAGCTACTACAACAAGATGAAGTGTATAATGGTGCCCTAGAGGATATTCTTCTTGGTCTCAGGTCCGAACCATATCGCAGAGCGGATGCTGTAAGACGTAGCCAACGACGACGTATCGATAATCACAGACTCTCGCGCACTGCCGAAGAGCTTGAACTGTAA